A genomic segment from Nicotiana sylvestris chromosome 1, ASM39365v2, whole genome shotgun sequence encodes:
- the LOC104233879 gene encoding ubiquitin carboxyl-terminal hydrolase 2-like, whose protein sequence is MVKKVKKNGKGGMKEKRNPVASPNLVAQQDTQKVNTPEDGVTAVNDKKICDHIDKSIDVEKVSAKLGSSGPVRCEDCREGAVNRRAGKGKGKHGKKKGGGESKSDSKAIWICLECGHFSCGGVGFPTTPQSHAVRHARQYRHSLAVQFENPQLRWCFSCNRLIPAEKIEESTEQKYVLQDIVKMIKGRSTEEPSLDVEDVWFGTGSITSGIKSEASVEIGAYGKSGYVVRGLLNLGNTCFFNSIIQNLLAMNRLRDYFLEMDDCAGPLTASFTKLFAETSPEDTLRNAINPKSFFGSLCAKAPQFRGYQQHDSHELLHCLLDGLCTEELTARKKLKSSQDDGKSPPTFVDAIFGGRLSSTVTCLECGHSSLVNEPFLDLSLPVPTKKPPPKKTQPVSRAKKSKHPPKRSGRVRPKISRDAASLNAQSAQESTSMQSSTPITEGTTVPSDGALLDCVDASDVADNMGLTSHNLSSSLKFNNEKNVDGESTSMDNFTWLDYLDQDSPPNGNDIVSQVTSPDLSSSQNGITGQLNSVENFTCSTNLDQDILPKGDDIASQNDDILTNQGCGTEYAVQHNVSLQNNQGCGEEACSPDDSICLDDQGRSKSPNCNIASQFCEEAPVKDCYASEVACNSASNSQFFSADSNLGNDSSTGIWEDEAPLQVQDSEILLLPYKEETSATSDIPKAEGKVSYDAVFGEQDFTDFDGFGGLFNEPEPVAGPAEKPLLNGPASKSNGFGEASSAVGNSTESDPDEVDNTDAPVSVESCLACFTKPELLSKIEHAWQCENCAKLLREQRTRLNKKLPKPRSGDLENAPKDSNPRDIELRTTNGSAVKGVSDAFDDGLVYQNRTNGYSSQDEACSVVNRDKRVKLDEPESEESENETDSKGVKVERDATKRILIDKVPPILTVHLKRFSQDARGRLSKLSGHVNFRDTIDITTFIDPRCLQKEVYKYRLVGVVEHSGTMRGGHYIAYVRGGPKIAGKDKDAEDYVWYYASDAYVREVSLEEVLRSEAYILFYEEI, encoded by the exons ATGGTGAAAAAGGTTAAGAAAAATGGCAAAGGTGGTATGAAGGAGAAGCGGAATCCAGTGGCATCTCCAAATCTTGTTGCTCAACAAGACACCCAAAAAGTTAATACCCCCGAGGATGGAGTTACAGCTGTAAATGATAAAAAAATATGTGACCATATTGATAAGAGTATTGATGTGGAGAAAGTTTCTGCTAAACTTGGCTCTTCAGGACCTGTTAGGTGTGAAGATTGCAGGGAAGGAGCGGTTAATAGACGGGCTGGGAAAGGAAAAGGTAAACATGGAAAAAAGAAGGGAGGTGGAGAATCAAAGTCAGATTCCAAAGCCATTTGGATCTGTTTAGAGTGTGGTCATTTCTCGTGTGGAGGTGTTGGATTTCCTACTACTCCTCAGAGTCATGCAGTTCGGCATGCAAGACAGTATCGCCACTCATTGGCAGTGCAGTTTGAAAATCCTCAGCTGCGCTGGTGTTTCTCGTGCAATAGACTAATTCCTGCCGAAAAGATAGAGGAGAGCACTGAACAAAAGTATGTATTACAGGACATTGTGAAGATGATTAAAGGGCGGTCGACTGAAGAGCCTAGTCTTGATGTTGAGGATGTTTGGTTTGGGACGGGGAGTATCACGAGTGGGATCAAGTCAGAAGCTAGTGTTGAAATTGGTGCCTACGGGAAAAGTGGTTATGTTGTTAGGGGATTGCTTAATTTAGGAAATACTTGTTTTTTTAATTCTATAATTCAAAACCTACTTGCAATGAATAGATTACGGGATTACTTTCTTGAAATGGACGATTGTGCTGGTCCTCTTACTGCTTCTTTTACGAAGCTCTTTGCTGAGACGAGTCCTGAGGATACCTTAAGAAATGCTATAAATCCAAAATCTTTCTTTGGTTCCTTGTGTGCGAAGGCTCCACAATTTAGGGGATATCAACAGCACGACAGTCACGAGTTGCTTCATTGTTTGCTTGACGGTTTGTGTACCGAGGAATTGACTGCAAGAAAGAAACTCAAGTCTTCGCAGGATGATGGCAAGTCTCCTCCTACTTTTGTTGATGCCATCTTTGGGGGTCGTCTCTCTAGTACTGTTACTTGTCTGGAGTGTGGACACTCTTCATTAGTAAATGAGCCATTCTTGGATCTCTCGTTGCCGGTTCCCACTAAGAAGCCTCCACCTAAAAAGACTCAGCCAGTTTCCCGAGCGAAGAAATCAAAACATCCTCCAAAGAGAAGTGGAAGAGTCCGCCCCAAGATTAGCAGAGACGCAGCTTCTCTTAATGCTCAAAGTGCTCAAGAAAGCACTTCGATGCAGTCTAGTACGCCAATCACTGAAGGAACAACAGTTCCTTCTGACGGTGCATTGCTAGATTGCGttgatgctagtgatgttgctGATAATATGGGCTTAACTTCACATAATCTATCTTCCTCTCTGAAGTTCAATAATGAAAAAAATGTAGACGGTGAGTCGACTTCAATGGACAATTTTACATGGTTGGATTATCTTGATCAAGATAGCCCGCCTAATGGTAATGACATCGTTTCTCAAGTAACTTCTCCTGATCTATCTTCCTCTCAGAATGGTATTACTGGACAGTTGAATTCAGTGGAGAACTTTACATGTTCGACTAATCTTGATCAAGATATTCTGCCCAAGGGTGATGACATCGCATCACAAAATGATGATATTCTGACTAATCAGGGTTGCGGAACTGAATATGCTGTTCAACATAATGTCTCCTTGCAAAATAATCAGGGTTGTGGAGAGGAAGCTTGTTCTCCAGATGATTCGATTTGCTTGGACGATCAAGGACGATCTAAGTCACCAAACTGCAATATAGCTTCTCAATTTTGTGAAGAAGCACCAGTTAAAGACTGCTATGCTAGTGAAGTTGCGTGTAACTCAGCATCAAACAGCCAGTTCTTCTCGGCGGATTCAAATCTTGGAAACGATTCATCAACGGGGATTTGGGAAGATGAAGCCCCATTACAGGTACAAGATTCAGAAATTCTGTTGCTTCCTTATAAGGAAGAGACCTCAGCTACCAGTGACATACCAAAAGCAGAAGGCAAGGTGTCCTATGATGCTGTTTTCGGTGAACAAGATTTTACGGACTTTGATGGTTTCGGCGGCCTATTCAATGAACCTGAGCCGGTTGCAGGGCCTGCTGAAAAGCCTTTACTAAATGGTCCTGCTTCTAAGTCAAATGGATTTGGAGAAGCTAGTTCTGCTGTTGGAAATAGCACTGAGTCTGATCCAGATGAGGTTGATAATACTGATGCTCCAGTGTCTGTGGAGAGTTGTTTGGCTTGTTTCACAAAGCCTGAGCTTCTATCTAAAATTGAACATGCTTGGCAATGTGAAAACTGTGCAAAACTTCTACGAGAACAGAGGACGAGGCTGAACAAGAAATTGCCGAAACCTAGATCAGGCGATCTGGAGAATGCGCCAAAGGACAGTAATCCAAGGGATATTGAACTGAGAACCACTAATGGAAGTGCTGTGAAAGGTGTGTCAGATGCTTTTGATGACGGGTTGGTGTACCAAAATAGAACAAATGGCTACTCAAGTCAAGATGAAGCTTGTAGTGTAGTAAATCGCGATAAGAGAGTTAAGTTGGATGAACCTGAATCTGAAGAAAGTGAAAATGAGACGGACTCTAAAGGTGTCAAAGTGGAAAGAGATGCAACTAAAAGGATACTCATTGATAAAGTCCCTCCAATTTTGACTGTTCATCTAAAAAGGTTCAGCCAAGATGCTCGAGGACGCTTAAGTAAGCTTAGTGGCCATGTGAATTTCAGAGATACTATTGATATCACAACATTTATTGATCCCAG GTGCCTGCAGAAGGAGGTTTACAAATACCGGCTTGTGGGTGTCGTGGAACATTCAGGGACTATGAGGGGAGGTCACTATATTGCATATGTTAGAGGCGGCCCAAAGATCGCTGGGAAAGACAAGGACGCGGAAGATTATGTGTGGTATTATGCCAGTGATGCCTACGTACGAGAGGTCTCATTAGAGGAAGTTCTTCGGAGTGAAGCCTATATTTTGTTCTATGAAGAAATTTGA